One window of the Nocardia huaxiensis genome contains the following:
- a CDS encoding CaiB/BaiF CoA transferase family protein, whose translation MSATRGPLTGVRIVELASIGPGPHAGMMLADLGADVVRVQRAGIDRTVPPAQLRGRRTVEANLKDPADVAAVLELVDRADVLIEGFRPGVAERLGLGPEQTRARNPRLIYGRVTGWGQDGPRAAQAGHDINYIGITGALNGIGRKGERPVPPINLLGDYGGGSVFLVLGVLAALYERERSGEGQVIDAAMTDGVLTLAHSIWVAHQAGAWSDERGTNLLDTGRAWYDTYRTADGKFMAVGAFEPQFYAELLRVLELDPESLPHQMDPAGQDILRKVFTERFAARTQDEWCALFDGVDACVTPIRSFTDAATDEHLTARGALIELDGVRQPAPAPRFSRTVLPAPAPAPTSATPIGAIWV comes from the coding sequence GTGAGCGCAACCAGAGGGCCGCTGACCGGGGTTCGGATTGTCGAGCTGGCCAGCATCGGGCCCGGCCCGCACGCGGGCATGATGCTGGCCGACCTGGGCGCTGACGTGGTGCGGGTGCAGCGGGCCGGGATCGACCGGACGGTGCCGCCCGCGCAACTGCGGGGCCGCCGGACCGTCGAGGCGAATCTGAAGGACCCGGCCGACGTCGCGGCCGTGCTCGAACTCGTCGATCGCGCCGATGTGCTGATCGAGGGGTTCCGGCCGGGCGTGGCCGAACGACTCGGGCTCGGGCCCGAACAGACGCGGGCCCGCAACCCCCGGCTCATCTACGGCCGGGTCACCGGCTGGGGACAGGACGGGCCGCGCGCCGCGCAGGCCGGGCACGACATCAACTACATCGGAATCACCGGGGCGCTCAATGGAATCGGGCGCAAGGGTGAGCGGCCGGTGCCGCCGATCAACCTGCTCGGCGACTACGGCGGCGGCTCGGTCTTTCTCGTGCTCGGCGTGCTGGCCGCGCTATACGAGCGGGAACGCTCCGGAGAAGGGCAGGTCATCGACGCGGCCATGACCGACGGCGTACTCACGCTGGCGCATTCGATCTGGGTCGCGCACCAGGCCGGCGCCTGGTCCGACGAGCGCGGCACCAACCTGCTCGACACCGGCAGGGCCTGGTACGACACCTATCGGACCGCCGACGGGAAGTTCATGGCCGTCGGCGCCTTCGAGCCGCAGTTCTACGCGGAACTGTTGCGCGTGCTCGAACTCGACCCGGAATCCCTTCCGCACCAGATGGATCCGGCCGGGCAGGACATCCTGCGCAAGGTCTTCACCGAGCGCTTCGCGGCCAGAACCCAGGACGAATGGTGCGCCCTGTTCGACGGCGTCGACGCCTGCGTCACCCCGATTCGCAGCTTCACCGACGCCGCCACCGACGAACACCTCACCGCCCGAGGCGCTTTGATCGAACTCGACGGGGTGCGCCAGCCCGCGCCCGCGCCGCGCTTCTCCCGGACCGTGCTCCCCGCGCCCGCGCCGGCGCCCACCTCGGCGACCCCCATCGGTGCGATCTGGGTGTAG
- a CDS encoding DUF4184 family protein, which translates to MPFTFAHPAAVLPLRRTLWFPGLVAGSIAPDAGYYIPLGPGGELTHSALGLPVDVLLGAALLAIAWMARAPLLRLIGRTTTLSWPGVWRAAAALGVGALTHVAWDSLTHTDGIAVQHWEVLREAVIGPHRVYNVIGYISSALGLLALAWYAARWFRRTRPGPALPHRRWVLTGFACAALLGGLTASTDPVTTISLYDAVRHVLVGAIRAMVIAVGAYVAIAFSTRGKV; encoded by the coding sequence GTGCCGTTCACGTTCGCACACCCGGCGGCGGTGCTGCCGCTACGCCGGACGCTGTGGTTTCCGGGCCTCGTGGCGGGCAGCATCGCACCCGACGCCGGGTACTACATTCCGCTCGGACCGGGCGGAGAGCTGACCCACTCGGCCCTCGGGCTACCTGTCGATGTGCTGCTCGGGGCGGCACTGCTGGCCATCGCGTGGATGGCGCGTGCGCCGCTGCTGCGTCTGATCGGCCGAACGACCACCCTCTCCTGGCCGGGAGTGTGGCGGGCCGCCGCGGCGCTCGGGGTGGGCGCGTTGACGCACGTGGCGTGGGATTCGCTCACCCATACCGACGGCATCGCGGTGCAGCACTGGGAAGTGCTGCGCGAGGCCGTGATCGGACCGCACCGCGTCTACAACGTGATCGGATACATCTCCTCGGCCCTGGGCCTGCTGGCACTCGCCTGGTACGCCGCCCGCTGGTTCCGCCGGACCCGGCCGGGACCAGCACTACCACACCGGCGCTGGGTCCTCACCGGATTCGCCTGCGCCGCACTGCTCGGCGGGCTCACGGCGAGTACAGATCCGGTCACAACCATCAGCCTCTACGACGCCGTACGTCACGTGCTCGTCGGAGCAATCCGGGCTATGGTGATCGCGGTCGGGGCTTATGTGGCAATTGCTTTCAGCACACGGGGGAAAGTTTGA
- a CDS encoding pyridoxamine 5'-phosphate oxidase family protein yields MSESASIRTPLSPTLRSTPTRLRDRAATDRAELDAVLDAGLVCHLGVVMHGSPVVIPTVYGRDGDTLYLHGSTGAGNLRAALTGAVSVAVTHVDGLIYARSAMHFSMNYRSAVIHARPTELTDADDRMHGLRVIVEHAAPGSWDAVRSPNKKELAATMVLALDLSEASVKIRTGGPRDDAADIAAGGVWAGVLPIRQVFDAPVPSADLEPGVEVPQHVLARLADRVPVH; encoded by the coding sequence ATGAGTGAGTCAGCCTCGATCCGGACCCCATTGTCGCCCACGCTGCGTAGCACGCCGACTCGCCTCAGGGACCGGGCCGCCACCGATCGCGCCGAGTTGGATGCCGTGCTCGATGCCGGGCTGGTGTGCCACCTCGGGGTGGTCATGCACGGTTCGCCCGTGGTCATTCCCACCGTGTACGGCCGTGACGGTGACACGCTCTATCTGCACGGGTCGACCGGTGCGGGAAATCTGCGCGCCGCTCTCACCGGGGCGGTGTCGGTCGCTGTCACACACGTGGACGGCCTCATCTACGCCCGTTCGGCCATGCACTTCTCCATGAACTATCGGTCGGCGGTAATCCATGCCCGCCCAACGGAACTCACCGATGCCGACGATCGGATGCACGGGCTGCGGGTGATCGTCGAGCATGCCGCGCCGGGCTCGTGGGACGCGGTGCGCTCGCCGAACAAGAAGGAGCTCGCCGCCACCATGGTGCTGGCGCTGGACCTCAGCGAGGCGTCGGTGAAGATCCGCACCGGCGGGCCCAGAGACGATGCCGCCGATATCGCGGCGGGGGGCGTCTGGGCGGGCGTGCTGCCCATTCGGCAGGTCTTCGACGCGCCGGTACCGTCCGCGGATCTGGAGCCGGGAGTCGAAGTGCCCCAGCATGTGCTGGCCCGGCTGGCGGACCGTGTGCCGGTGCACTGA
- a CDS encoding GNAT family N-acetyltransferase, whose protein sequence is MSETITFRRPVEDDFLRVQDGLTHWWGGLGGEEGARQRRLLVPRLFLQHFTTTSQIAEGPAGELAGFLIGLLSQDDPSGAYIHFVGVHPDQRRGGLGSALYQRFFADARAAGRTRVRCITGTGNLQSIAYHTSLGFRIEPGDLDLDGVPATSDYDGAGLARVKFVREL, encoded by the coding sequence ATGTCCGAGACCATCACATTCCGGCGGCCCGTCGAAGACGACTTCCTGCGCGTGCAGGACGGCCTCACGCACTGGTGGGGTGGTCTCGGCGGCGAGGAGGGCGCGCGCCAGCGCCGTCTGCTGGTGCCGCGCCTGTTCCTCCAGCACTTCACCACCACCAGCCAGATCGCCGAGGGACCGGCGGGCGAACTCGCGGGCTTCCTGATCGGCCTTCTCTCCCAGGACGATCCGAGCGGGGCCTACATCCACTTCGTGGGCGTCCACCCGGACCAGCGGCGCGGTGGCCTGGGATCGGCTCTCTACCAGCGCTTCTTCGCCGACGCCCGCGCCGCCGGGCGCACCCGCGTCCGGTGCATCACAGGGACCGGCAATCTGCAATCCATCGCGTATCACACCAGCCTCGGCTTCCGGATCGAACCGGGCGACCTCGACCTCGACGGCGTGCCCGCCACCTCCGACTACGACGGCGCGGGACTCGCGCGCGTGAAGTTCGTCCGGGAGCTCTGA
- a CDS encoding alpha/beta hydrolase family protein: protein MIKRAAAAAVTAIALTTTAAGTAEAAPVGIVVLAKPGGQFQVGTTTLHLVDRNRPDPFQPDTARELMVSVFYPATDTEKYPRTRYLSNQFMPGLDQQLGIRLPGVFTNSATGAPVPAGASFPVVLYSPGAGDTRLWGNGLAEDLASRGYVVVTIDHTYEPAFVEFPGGRIVYRADAPNGFDTAIRGKYIDARLLDARFVLDSLTQLANGINPDAEQRSLPSGLDRALDLEHIGYAGHSSGGYTAVEAMHEDPRIDAAVDMDGQIGVDEDFGRVITEGTDRPVLLLTSQQIEEVGDGNPSFDAFWRSGTGWKQHVTMRDSAHYDFTDYPQLIPPAARGLASRYIGAIGDRGVTLVHTYVAAMFDKFLRGRTDTVLEQPPTEPELRRLR, encoded by the coding sequence TTGATCAAGCGCGCAGCCGCTGCGGCAGTCACGGCCATTGCCCTGACCACCACGGCAGCGGGTACGGCCGAGGCCGCGCCCGTCGGGATCGTCGTGCTCGCCAAGCCCGGCGGCCAATTCCAGGTCGGGACAACGACCTTGCACCTGGTCGACAGGAACCGGCCGGACCCGTTCCAGCCGGATACCGCACGGGAACTGATGGTTTCGGTCTTCTACCCGGCCACCGACACCGAGAAATACCCGCGCACCCGCTATCTTTCCAACCAGTTCATGCCGGGCCTGGACCAGCAGCTGGGCATTCGATTGCCCGGCGTATTCACCAATTCCGCCACAGGCGCACCGGTTCCCGCGGGCGCGAGCTTTCCGGTGGTGCTCTATTCGCCCGGTGCGGGCGATACCCGATTGTGGGGCAACGGCCTGGCCGAGGACCTGGCCAGTCGCGGGTATGTGGTGGTGACCATCGATCACACCTACGAGCCGGCTTTCGTCGAATTTCCCGGTGGCAGAATCGTTTACCGCGCGGACGCACCGAACGGGTTCGATACCGCGATCCGCGGGAAGTACATCGACGCCCGGCTGCTCGACGCCCGGTTCGTGCTCGATTCACTCACCCAGCTCGCGAATGGCATCAATCCTGATGCCGAACAGCGTTCGCTCCCATCAGGTTTGGATCGGGCACTGGATCTGGAGCACATCGGCTATGCGGGCCATTCCTCCGGCGGCTACACCGCCGTCGAGGCCATGCACGAGGACCCGCGAATCGACGCCGCCGTCGACATGGACGGTCAGATCGGTGTGGACGAGGACTTCGGCCGGGTGATCACCGAGGGCACGGATCGGCCGGTCCTGCTGCTGACCAGTCAGCAGATCGAGGAAGTCGGTGACGGCAATCCGTCGTTCGACGCGTTCTGGCGCAGCGGCACCGGCTGGAAACAGCATGTGACCATGCGCGATTCGGCGCACTACGACTTCACCGACTATCCCCAGCTCATTCCGCCCGCGGCGCGCGGCCTGGCCTCGCGCTACATCGGCGCCATCGGCGACCGCGGCGTGACGCTGGTCCACACCTATGTGGCGGCCATGTTCGACAAGTTCCTGCGCGGTCGCACCGACACCGTGCTGGAGCAGCCGCCGACCGAACCCGAGCTGAGGCGGCTGCGCTGA
- a CDS encoding crotonase/enoyl-CoA hydratase family protein has product MSVRIERNGPVTTVILHRPEARNAVDGPTAAALADAFREFDADPTAAVAVLWGEGGTFCAGADLKGLGTERSNQVTEDGDGPMGPTRMKLSKPVIAAVSGYAVAGGLELALWCDLRIAEQDSTFGVFCRRWGVPLIDGGTVRLPRIIGTGRAMDLILTGRAVGAPEALQIGLVTQVVPTGESRRAAEELGAQLAALPQTCLRSDRMSVLEQDGLEEDAAIRNELRHGIKALGDGALDGAQRFASGAGRHGRPA; this is encoded by the coding sequence GTGAGCGTACGAATCGAACGCAACGGCCCCGTCACCACCGTGATCCTGCACCGCCCGGAGGCCCGCAACGCGGTCGACGGCCCCACCGCCGCAGCCCTCGCCGACGCCTTCCGCGAATTCGACGCCGACCCGACCGCCGCCGTCGCGGTGCTGTGGGGCGAGGGCGGCACCTTCTGCGCGGGCGCGGACCTGAAGGGCCTCGGCACCGAACGCTCCAACCAGGTCACCGAGGACGGCGACGGCCCCATGGGCCCGACCCGCATGAAGCTGTCCAAGCCGGTGATCGCCGCGGTCTCCGGCTACGCGGTGGCGGGCGGGCTGGAGCTGGCCCTGTGGTGCGATCTGCGAATCGCGGAGCAGGACAGCACCTTCGGCGTCTTCTGCCGCCGCTGGGGCGTGCCGCTCATCGACGGCGGCACGGTCCGCCTGCCGCGCATCATCGGCACCGGCCGCGCCATGGATCTGATTCTCACCGGCCGGGCCGTGGGCGCTCCGGAGGCACTGCAGATCGGCCTGGTCACCCAGGTCGTCCCGACCGGTGAATCCCGCCGGGCCGCAGAGGAACTCGGCGCCCAGCTGGCCGCGCTCCCGCAGACCTGCCTGCGCTCGGACCGCATGTCGGTGCTGGAACAGGACGGCCTGGAGGAGGACGCGGCCATCCGCAACGAACTCCGGCACGGGATCAAAGCCCTCGGCGACGGCGCACTGGACGGCGCGCAGCGCTTCGCCTCCGGCGCCGGTCGCCACGGCCGCCCGGCCTGA
- a CDS encoding acyl-CoA dehydrogenase family protein, protein MHTHDVFNQVPNIVPFDNSRNPALIEGLHREGAGWAEAEVRELGALAGGFAAQEWGRVANDYPPVLHTHDRYGHRVDEVEFHPYWHNLMEVAVAHGLHGAPWRDDRPGAHAARAAKFYTWGIADAGHMCPISMTYAVVPALRHNRELSEKFEPLLASGVYDYGLREPSTKAGLIAGMSMTEKQGGSDVRANTTTATPQSDGAYRIVGHKWFTSAPMSDMFLTLAQAPGGLSCFLLPRVLPDGSRNPLRLQRLKDKLGNKSNASSEIEYENATGWLVGEEGAGVKTIIEMVNMTRLDCVIGSATGMRAGVTHAVHHARHRKAFGANLIDQPAMRNVLADLVVESEAATTVMMRLAGATDRAGADPAEAALRRIALAVTKYWVCKRAPAHAAEALECLGGNGYVEDSGMPRLYREAPLMSIWEGSGNVAALDALRAMARQPESVEAFFAEVALARGANQHLDTAIDRIGKELTDLADIEYRARRVVELMALVLQGSQLVRHGNQAVADAFCATRFGGDWGIAFGTLPTGIDTEAILERAYVA, encoded by the coding sequence ATGCACACTCACGACGTGTTCAATCAGGTACCGAACATCGTCCCCTTCGACAACTCCCGCAATCCGGCGCTCATCGAGGGCCTGCATCGGGAGGGTGCGGGCTGGGCCGAGGCCGAGGTGCGTGAACTCGGCGCGCTCGCAGGCGGTTTCGCGGCGCAGGAGTGGGGCCGGGTGGCCAACGACTACCCACCGGTCCTGCACACCCACGACCGCTACGGGCATCGCGTGGACGAGGTGGAGTTCCACCCGTACTGGCACAACCTCATGGAAGTCGCTGTGGCACACGGTTTGCACGGCGCACCGTGGCGCGACGACCGGCCCGGCGCGCACGCCGCCCGCGCCGCCAAGTTCTACACCTGGGGCATCGCGGACGCCGGGCACATGTGCCCGATCTCCATGACCTACGCGGTGGTTCCGGCCCTGCGGCACAACCGGGAACTGTCCGAGAAGTTCGAGCCGCTGCTGGCCTCCGGCGTCTACGACTACGGGCTGCGGGAACCGTCCACCAAGGCCGGTCTCATCGCCGGCATGTCCATGACCGAGAAGCAGGGCGGCTCCGACGTCCGCGCCAATACCACCACGGCCACACCGCAATCCGACGGCGCGTACCGCATCGTCGGCCACAAGTGGTTCACCTCCGCGCCCATGTCGGACATGTTCCTCACGCTCGCGCAGGCGCCGGGCGGCCTGTCCTGCTTCCTGCTGCCGCGCGTGCTGCCCGACGGTTCGCGCAATCCCCTTCGGCTGCAACGGCTCAAGGACAAGCTGGGCAACAAGTCCAATGCCTCCTCGGAGATCGAATACGAGAACGCCACCGGCTGGCTGGTCGGCGAGGAGGGCGCGGGCGTGAAGACCATTATCGAAATGGTCAATATGACGCGCCTGGACTGCGTCATCGGCTCGGCCACCGGCATGCGCGCCGGCGTCACGCACGCGGTGCATCATGCCCGGCATCGAAAGGCGTTCGGCGCCAACCTCATCGACCAGCCCGCCATGCGCAATGTGCTGGCCGACCTGGTCGTCGAATCCGAGGCCGCCACCACCGTCATGATGCGCCTGGCCGGCGCCACCGACCGGGCCGGCGCCGACCCGGCCGAGGCCGCGCTGCGCCGCATCGCGCTGGCCGTCACCAAGTACTGGGTGTGCAAGCGGGCCCCGGCGCATGCCGCCGAAGCCCTGGAATGCCTGGGCGGCAATGGTTATGTCGAGGACTCCGGCATGCCCCGGCTGTACCGCGAGGCCCCGCTCATGTCCATCTGGGAGGGTTCGGGCAATGTGGCGGCGCTGGATGCGTTGCGCGCCATGGCCCGTCAGCCCGAATCGGTCGAGGCCTTCTTCGCCGAGGTCGCCCTGGCGCGCGGTGCGAACCAGCACCTGGACACGGCCATCGATCGAATCGGCAAGGAGCTCACCGACCTCGCCGATATCGAGTACCGCGCCCGCCGCGTGGTCGAGCTCATGGCCCTGGTGCTGCAGGGTTCGCAGCTGGTGCGGCACGGCAATCAGGCCGTGGCGGATGCCTTCTGCGCCACCCGATTCGGCGGCGACTGGGGCATCGCCTTCGGCACCCTGCCCACCGGCATCGACACCGAGGCGATCCTGGAACGCGCGTACGTGGCCTGA
- a CDS encoding TetR/AcrR family transcriptional regulator, producing the protein MAYRRTPAVQARLDAQAGSIVRAAMKVLSEQGFAGLSMATVAAEAGIATGTVYKNFSGKAELMAAVFREVVTREVATVAAAGSAGETARERVTAAVETFAGRALKNPKLAYVLLAEPVDTAVDAERLRFRRAFAETFESAVAAGVANGQLPPQDPRTSATALVGAIGEVLVGPLAEQLQSETVVPELVAFALRALGIPS; encoded by the coding sequence GTGGCCTACCGCAGAACCCCTGCCGTCCAGGCCCGCCTCGACGCCCAGGCGGGGTCGATCGTGCGGGCCGCCATGAAGGTGCTGTCCGAACAGGGCTTCGCCGGATTGTCCATGGCCACCGTCGCCGCCGAGGCCGGCATCGCCACCGGCACCGTCTACAAGAACTTCAGCGGCAAGGCCGAACTCATGGCCGCCGTGTTCCGCGAGGTGGTCACCCGCGAGGTCGCCACCGTGGCCGCCGCCGGCAGCGCCGGTGAAACCGCCCGTGAACGCGTGACGGCCGCCGTCGAAACCTTCGCGGGACGTGCGCTCAAGAACCCCAAACTCGCCTACGTGCTGCTGGCGGAACCGGTCGATACCGCCGTCGACGCCGAGCGGCTGCGCTTCCGGCGCGCGTTCGCCGAGACCTTCGAGTCCGCGGTGGCCGCCGGTGTCGCCAATGGTCAACTGCCGCCGCAGGATCCGCGCACCAGTGCCACCGCGCTGGTGGGCGCCATCGGCGAGGTGCTGGTCGGTCCGCTGGCCGAACAGCTGCAGAGCGAAACCGTGGTTCCCGAGCTCGTCGCCTTCGCTTTGCGCGCCCTCGGCATCCCGAGCTGA
- a CDS encoding WD40 repeat domain-containing serine/threonine protein kinase: MDLQPGDVLAGYTIRLLLGSGGMGKVYLAQHPRMKRKIALKVLSESMAADETVRSRFEREAELTAELEHPNIVPVYDHSAAGDAVLWIAMGYVQGGDAAQLLRDAGPFAAERAVALIADAARGLDHAHANNVLHRDVKPANLLVRRESGGREHGLVTDFGIARSLGDTPTRSGLVTTLAYTAPERFRGEVTDRRSDVYSLGCTLFEFLTGRRPFVAADAAALIGAHLGRKPQRVSELRPGTPPGFDAVIAQALAKNPADRYPTCGALADAAGRALTAAPVERVAPVRETRAQPAAGKPPEPGPATVSGTARAKAVAVSPDGSLLATAGPETVRWLAVDDPAQATAHTEPGHHGRHRAGRDTSDFAVAFSPDGTMLAASASGSLGLWDVRSGERSPITLNVTGDVVDLSFSPDSRLLAVGTTYDVYLYDLQRAGSMRRVLIGSWGVSSIAFTPAGDLAIGTKIGVALYNTSLVRWDLLPLALRSTSQYSHSIRHLVFSPVDSLAAAVINETTVQLWDTAATQLLEPALTRSGAAFTRLAFGPKGTLAAATAAGAVYLSDPRTREELGPALTGHQGPVTGLAFHPDGAWLATCSGGEAVRLWRL; this comes from the coding sequence GTGGATCTGCAGCCGGGAGACGTGCTGGCCGGGTACACGATTCGGCTACTGCTCGGATCCGGCGGAATGGGCAAGGTTTACCTGGCACAGCATCCGCGCATGAAGCGGAAGATCGCCTTGAAGGTGCTGTCGGAGTCCATGGCCGCCGACGAGACCGTCCGCTCCCGCTTCGAACGCGAGGCCGAACTGACGGCCGAACTCGAGCACCCGAATATCGTGCCGGTCTACGACCACAGCGCCGCCGGCGACGCCGTGCTGTGGATCGCCATGGGCTATGTGCAGGGTGGTGACGCCGCGCAGTTGCTCCGGGATGCCGGGCCGTTCGCGGCGGAGCGGGCGGTCGCGCTGATCGCCGATGCCGCACGGGGTTTGGACCACGCGCACGCGAACAATGTGCTGCACCGCGATGTCAAGCCGGCCAATCTGCTGGTGCGCCGGGAATCCGGAGGGCGCGAACACGGTTTGGTCACCGACTTCGGCATCGCGCGCAGCCTCGGCGACACCCCGACCCGATCCGGCTTGGTGACCACGCTGGCCTACACCGCGCCGGAACGGTTCCGGGGTGAGGTCACCGACCGCCGGTCCGACGTGTACTCGCTGGGCTGCACGCTGTTCGAATTCCTCACCGGCAGAAGACCGTTCGTGGCCGCCGACGCCGCCGCGCTGATCGGGGCGCATCTCGGCCGGAAGCCGCAGCGGGTCAGCGAACTTCGGCCCGGCACACCGCCCGGCTTCGACGCGGTCATCGCGCAGGCCCTGGCCAAGAATCCGGCGGACCGGTATCCGACCTGCGGGGCGCTCGCGGACGCGGCCGGGCGGGCGCTCACCGCGGCGCCCGTGGAACGCGTCGCGCCAGTGCGGGAGACGCGCGCGCAGCCCGCTGCGGGCAAGCCCCCGGAGCCCGGTCCCGCAACGGTTTCCGGCACCGCCCGTGCCAAGGCCGTGGCCGTCAGCCCGGACGGCAGTCTGCTGGCCACGGCCGGACCCGAGACGGTCCGCTGGCTGGCGGTGGACGATCCCGCGCAGGCGACCGCCCACACCGAGCCCGGACACCACGGCCGGCATCGGGCCGGACGCGACACCTCGGATTTCGCCGTCGCTTTCAGTCCGGACGGCACGATGCTGGCGGCCTCGGCGAGTGGCAGCCTGGGGCTGTGGGATGTCCGGAGCGGGGAACGGTCGCCGATCACGCTGAATGTGACCGGGGATGTCGTCGATCTGTCCTTCAGCCCCGACAGCCGGCTGCTGGCGGTCGGCACCACCTATGACGTCTACCTGTACGACCTGCAGCGCGCGGGATCGATGCGGCGGGTCCTGATCGGCAGCTGGGGCGTCAGCTCGATCGCCTTCACTCCGGCCGGGGATCTCGCCATCGGCACCAAAATCGGTGTCGCGCTGTACAACACGTCCCTGGTGCGCTGGGATCTGCTCCCGCTCGCGTTGCGCAGCACCTCCCAGTACTCGCATTCGATCCGGCATCTGGTATTCAGTCCGGTGGATTCCCTTGCGGCAGCGGTCATCAACGAGACGACGGTACAGCTGTGGGACACCGCCGCCACCCAGCTGCTGGAACCGGCGCTCACCCGGAGCGGAGCGGCGTTCACCCGCTTGGCATTCGGTCCGAAGGGCACCCTCGCCGCCGCGACAGCCGCAGGCGCGGTGTACCTTTCGGACCCGCGCACCCGGGAGGAGCTCGGTCCAGCGCTGACCGGCCACCAGGGTCCGGTGACCGGTCTCGCCTTCCATCCCGACGGCGCCTGGCTGGCCACCTGCAGCGGCGGCGAGGCCGTGCGGCTGTGGCGGCTGTAA